In Gimesia benthica, a single window of DNA contains:
- a CDS encoding RHS repeat domain-containing protein: protein MLITETEGPGNLQNVCCFITTPGGTIALNVLDVRGNVTKTFIGTNDSEATNQDPTGGGAPGNNMVQVTGFEYDGGIAGGDNNLTKQTEYATDSDTRITSFTYDWRNRNIDTDGEITYFQRLYYDNLNRITKAEQFDTTSAGNLVTRSENKYDDLSRIFQTIRYGIDSSTGTVGNSLTDNTWYDAAGNIIKQLPAGSDLFIKQIYDSLGRRTTTYWAYDLDETDYADAGSVIDDIVIEQTETAYDDAGNVIQKNSRQRYHDAAASQTGALQNPSTTPKARVTYLATYSDAIGRRIATVNYGTNGGTSLTRTSTIPSRSDTVLVTSKSYDSAGRFYQTTDPAEKVIQTEYDARGREIQRTMNVQASSSSSSSSGCPESLDANIIVTTDYNADGNISNIVANNSLSGNQTTTYTYGTTLSDSEIATTTLKRSETYPDSEDSSDVIFFKYNRQNQITEIQDQGNTVHSYDFDKLGRQTQDRVTALGTGVDGAVRRIATTYEVRGMKDTASSFDNASVGSGAIVNEVKFAYNDFGQLITDYQSHSGAVNTSTTPKVQYEFANGSDNTIRPTTLTYPDGRILTYNYGASDKIDNAISRVAALVDNDMSSTHLTDYSYFGLRNFVEVDYTEPDVEYTLIGTAGGNDPDTGDIYRGLDRFGRVKDSYWYDYSSSSEVERIQYGYDRVGSRTYRKNVVADTLSKKFDELYNYDGINRLKDIDRGKLNSLKDAITDLQFAECWSLDQTGNWSNYRQDDTGNGTWDLNQSRTNNKVNEITDITESAGPSWVTPAYNKAGNMISMPKPADPTTSFSATYDAWNRVVRIVEGVNTVAEYEYDGVKRRVIQKSYTGGVLNETRHLYYTEPNQWQVLEERVGSSTDPELQFVWGLRYRDDLVLRDRDTTNNGTLNERLYGLQDGNWNVTSIINTSGIVQERFNYDAYGKPQFLDSSFNSQISSSFDWEVLYCGYCWETSTELFHVRNRVYHSTLGCWIQRDPIGYADGPSLYQYCNSFPLNHTDSSGEGAVLVLGAIVGFFCALWLLATIAKTQGCRSICDYPGCVSDCMDELEGSYADNLQDFAGAGCVIGLVICLLRVAFNQLTPGGGTGYPPGGSPGNNQGNPLWNSLTACKKCPENKNVA from the coding sequence ATGCTGATCACAGAGACCGAAGGCCCCGGAAATTTACAGAATGTTTGTTGCTTTATCACAACTCCAGGAGGTACGATTGCATTGAACGTGCTTGATGTGCGTGGAAATGTGACCAAGACCTTTATTGGAACCAATGATTCTGAGGCTACAAATCAGGATCCGACAGGCGGTGGTGCTCCTGGAAATAACATGGTGCAAGTCACAGGCTTTGAGTATGACGGGGGAATTGCCGGTGGTGACAATAATCTGACCAAACAAACAGAGTATGCCACTGATTCAGATACTCGCATCACGTCATTTACCTATGATTGGCGGAACCGAAATATAGATACAGATGGTGAAATTACTTACTTCCAGAGACTCTATTACGATAATCTAAATCGCATCACGAAAGCAGAACAATTTGATACAACCTCAGCAGGCAATTTAGTTACACGCTCAGAAAACAAATATGATGACCTCAGTCGTATTTTTCAGACGATTCGCTACGGTATTGATTCGAGTACTGGTACCGTGGGAAATAGTCTGACTGATAATACCTGGTATGATGCTGCCGGAAATATTATCAAACAGTTGCCTGCTGGATCTGATTTATTTATTAAACAGATTTATGATAGTTTAGGACGTCGTACGACAACATATTGGGCATATGATCTGGACGAGACAGATTACGCTGATGCTGGATCAGTTATTGATGATATTGTGATTGAACAAACTGAAACCGCTTATGATGATGCAGGAAACGTTATTCAAAAGAATTCTCGTCAAAGATATCATGATGCGGCCGCCAGCCAGACAGGCGCCTTGCAAAACCCCAGCACCACTCCTAAAGCAAGAGTGACGTACCTAGCTACATATTCGGATGCAATTGGACGTCGTATCGCAACTGTCAATTATGGAACTAATGGTGGAACTTCACTAACCCGCACCAGCACAATCCCTTCTCGCTCTGATACAGTATTGGTTACCAGTAAGTCTTATGATTCAGCAGGAAGGTTTTATCAGACTACTGATCCTGCAGAAAAAGTAATTCAAACTGAATACGATGCTCGTGGGCGAGAAATTCAACGAACGATGAATGTGCAGGCAAGTTCTTCCAGCAGTAGTTCGAGTGGATGCCCCGAATCCCTGGATGCGAATATTATTGTTACAACGGATTACAATGCTGATGGAAATATTAGTAATATCGTCGCCAATAATAGTCTCAGTGGGAATCAGACAACCACATATACTTATGGGACTACACTTTCTGATTCAGAAATTGCCACTACTACTTTGAAAAGATCTGAAACTTATCCCGATTCCGAGGATAGCTCGGATGTAATTTTTTTCAAATACAATCGGCAAAATCAGATTACCGAGATCCAGGACCAAGGAAATACCGTTCATTCATATGATTTCGACAAACTAGGACGTCAGACTCAAGATCGAGTCACAGCCTTGGGAACCGGAGTAGATGGTGCTGTCCGTCGCATCGCGACGACTTACGAAGTACGCGGCATGAAGGACACTGCGTCAAGCTTTGATAATGCAAGTGTTGGCTCTGGAGCAATCGTGAACGAAGTAAAGTTTGCGTATAATGATTTTGGTCAACTCATTACGGATTACCAATCACATTCGGGAGCGGTGAATACGTCAACAACTCCGAAAGTACAGTACGAATTCGCAAATGGCAGCGATAATACAATTCGCCCTACGACATTGACTTACCCTGATGGTCGCATCCTGACCTATAATTATGGTGCATCTGATAAAATAGATAATGCGATCAGCCGCGTGGCTGCTTTGGTAGACAATGATATGAGTTCCACACATTTGACAGACTATTCCTATTTCGGTTTAAGAAACTTTGTCGAAGTAGATTATACAGAACCCGATGTAGAGTATACTTTAATTGGAACAGCTGGAGGAAATGATCCTGATACAGGTGATATCTACCGTGGTCTAGATCGCTTTGGGCGAGTAAAAGATTCATACTGGTACGATTATAGTTCATCAAGCGAGGTGGAGCGGATTCAGTATGGCTATGACCGGGTAGGTAGTCGCACCTATCGAAAAAATGTGGTCGCTGACACATTATCAAAAAAATTTGATGAACTATACAACTATGATGGAATCAACCGTCTCAAAGACATCGATCGAGGAAAGTTAAACAGCCTTAAAGATGCGATTACGGATCTCCAATTCGCTGAATGCTGGTCTCTCGATCAAACCGGGAATTGGTCGAATTATCGGCAAGATGATACGGGTAATGGAACTTGGGATCTGAATCAAAGTCGCACGAATAACAAAGTCAATGAGATCACTGATATTACCGAATCCGCAGGCCCGAGTTGGGTGACTCCTGCCTATAATAAAGCAGGAAATATGATCTCGATGCCTAAACCTGCTGATCCAACAACAAGTTTTTCAGCGACCTACGATGCCTGGAATCGAGTGGTGAGAATTGTTGAGGGAGTAAATACTGTTGCCGAGTATGAATACGATGGTGTCAAACGGCGAGTCATCCAGAAATCCTATACTGGAGGTGTACTCAATGAAACCCGTCATCTCTATTACACTGAACCTAATCAATGGCAGGTACTCGAAGAAAGAGTGGGGAGTTCAACAGACCCAGAACTTCAGTTTGTTTGGGGGTTAAGGTACCGAGACGATTTGGTGTTGAGAGACCGCGATACAACAAACAATGGAACCCTCAATGAACGTCTCTACGGATTGCAGGATGGGAATTGGAATGTGACATCAATCATTAATACATCAGGCATTGTTCAAGAACGATTTAACTATGATGCTTATGGTAAACCACAGTTTCTGGACAGTTCATTTAATAGCCAAATTTCTTCATCTTTTGATTGGGAAGTATTGTATTGTGGATATTGTTGGGAAACGTCGACTGAGTTATTCCATGTCAGAAATAGAGTTTATCATTCTACTCTTGGATGCTGGATTCAGCGAGATCCAATTGGATACGCGGATGGCCCTAGTCTTTACCAATATTGCAATTCCTTTCCCTTAAATCACACGGATTCTAGTGGGGAAGGAGCTGTGCTGGTATTGGGCGCTATTGTTGGATTCTTCTGTGCCCTCTGGCTATTGGCAACAATCGCCAAGACTCAAGGGTGCCGCTCGATATGCGACTATCCTGGATGTGTATCAGATTGCATGGATGAACTTGAAGGATCGTATGCAGATAATCTGCAAGATTTTGCTGGAGCAGGATGTGTAATTGGACTAGTAATTTGTCTCCTTAGGGTTGCGTTTAACCAGCTAACACCTGGAGGAGGTACAGGCTATCCTCCAGGAGGTTCTCCAGGGAATAACCAGGGGAATCCACTGTGGAATTCCTTGACGGCATGTAAAAAATGTCCTGAAAATAAGAATGTCGCTTAA
- a CDS encoding transposase: MNKRRKRHNPEQIVRKLRDADAMLNAGKDLASVLQILEVSESTYLRWRNQYGGMKSEEAKRLKQLEDENKRLKELVADLSLDNKMLKYISEGNW, encoded by the coding sequence ATGAACAAGCGAAGAAAACGTCACAACCCCGAGCAGATTGTCCGCAAGCTGCGTGATGCAGATGCGATGCTGAATGCCGGTAAAGATCTGGCATCCGTGCTGCAGATCCTGGAAGTCAGTGAATCGACTTATCTGCGCTGGCGGAATCAGTATGGCGGCATGAAATCGGAAGAAGCCAAGCGTCTCAAACAACTGGAAGATGAGAATAAACGACTGAAAGAACTGGTCGCTGATTTGTCTCTGGACAACAAGATGCTGAAATATATCTCGGAGGGAAACTGGTAA
- the rfaE2 gene encoding D-glycero-beta-D-manno-heptose 1-phosphate adenylyltransferase, whose protein sequence is MKTNPKIVVLGDLILDQYTWGNAERVSPEAPVMVLKTDQRETRLGGAASVAALLRDLEMRVSLVGVVGNDTNGRILQKLLDESGIGSQSVLTDSLRPTTTKERFIGRAAGRHPHQMLRVDDESSDPICEELESTLLEEVRQQLADCQVLLISDYAKGVCTPHLLKQVIDLAHAQQIPVLIDPAAIDDFSRYRGADLLKPNRLETVRATGQAVETPEAALEAATQLCENLDLSHTLVTLDSQGMVLVGRGGEKKIFATQKRAVYDITGAGDTVLAVLGFGQATGLQLDETIVLANQAAGLQIEHLGVVGISRDALLTKRQPETTSADDKLVTLDQMAKMSQDYRLSGKKVVFTNGCFDLLHIGHVTYLKQAAALGEVLIVAVNSDASVSRLKGPDRPVIGEQNRAALLSALASVDHVLIFDEATPHKLLREIRPDVLVKGGTYQVDEVIGKEIVFGYGGDVRITGQIDGVSTTDILASVKG, encoded by the coding sequence ATGAAAACAAATCCGAAGATTGTGGTCCTGGGTGATCTGATCCTGGATCAGTACACGTGGGGCAATGCCGAACGGGTCAGCCCGGAAGCACCAGTCATGGTGCTCAAAACCGATCAACGAGAAACACGACTGGGGGGAGCCGCCAGTGTGGCCGCTTTACTCCGAGATCTGGAGATGCGTGTCTCACTGGTTGGTGTCGTAGGAAACGACACCAACGGACGCATTTTACAAAAACTGCTGGATGAATCGGGCATCGGTTCCCAATCCGTGCTAACAGATTCGCTGCGGCCAACGACGACCAAAGAACGGTTTATCGGTCGTGCCGCCGGTCGACATCCCCACCAGATGCTTCGCGTCGACGACGAATCGTCAGATCCAATTTGCGAGGAATTGGAATCGACACTACTTGAAGAGGTTCGTCAACAGTTGGCTGACTGTCAGGTCTTGTTGATTTCCGATTATGCCAAAGGGGTCTGCACGCCCCACTTGCTGAAACAGGTCATTGATCTAGCACATGCCCAACAGATTCCCGTTTTGATAGATCCCGCTGCTATAGACGATTTCAGCAGATATCGAGGGGCCGATCTGCTCAAGCCCAATCGGCTTGAAACGGTTCGGGCTACGGGACAAGCTGTCGAGACGCCGGAAGCAGCTCTGGAAGCGGCAACACAGCTTTGTGAGAACCTGGATCTTTCGCACACTCTTGTCACGCTCGACAGCCAGGGAATGGTGCTTGTCGGCAGGGGCGGTGAGAAAAAAATCTTCGCGACTCAAAAACGTGCTGTTTACGATATCACAGGTGCAGGCGACACTGTTCTGGCGGTTCTGGGCTTCGGACAGGCGACCGGTTTGCAGTTGGATGAGACCATCGTCTTGGCTAATCAGGCTGCCGGCTTACAGATTGAACATCTGGGCGTGGTAGGGATCAGTCGCGACGCACTGTTGACTAAGCGACAGCCTGAAACAACGAGCGCGGACGACAAGCTGGTGACTCTCGATCAGATGGCAAAAATGTCACAAGACTATCGCCTGTCTGGCAAGAAAGTCGTTTTCACTAACGGTTGTTTCGACCTGTTGCACATCGGGCACGTCACCTATCTCAAACAAGCAGCCGCATTGGGAGAGGTCCTCATCGTCGCTGTTAACAGCGATGCCAGTGTGAGCAGGCTCAAAGGCCCCGACCGCCCCGTCATCGGCGAACAGAATCGAGCCGCGCTCCTGTCGGCGCTGGCTAGCGTCGATCATGTGCTCATCTTCGATGAAGCTACCCCCCACAAACTGTTGAGGGAAATTCGTCCCGATGTCCTCGTGAAAGGGGGCACCTACCAGGTGGATGAAGTGATCGGTAAAGAAATCGTCTTCGGTTACGGAGGTGATGTCCGGATTACCGGGCAAATCGACGGCGTTTCGACAACAGATATTTTAGCCTCGGTAAAAGGATAA
- a CDS encoding LysR family transcriptional regulator: MDWLNYHHLLSFWLVAREGSVRQASEILHVTPASVSVQVKQLERSLGVKLVNKQGRGLVLTEMGKEVAEYASEIFSTGRELMERVKGNPEGKQQVLRVGICDVMPKIVAFQLLKPALELDDSIRVVCREADMPQLVSELAIHKLDVILSDTALDPLYKVQAYSHRLGESGIVIMGTKELAKKYRRGFPGSIDGAPFLLPMDNSVLRRAMDQWFSDLQLTPVIKGEFADSAMLKIAGRQGLGLFAIPSCIQDDVSAIYGLREVGVAEGVKEQFFAVSVERKLKHPAVIAIRENAM, encoded by the coding sequence ATGGATTGGCTGAATTACCACCATCTCTTGAGTTTCTGGCTAGTTGCACGTGAAGGTAGTGTGCGGCAAGCGAGTGAAATTCTTCATGTGACTCCCGCCAGCGTCAGTGTGCAAGTGAAGCAACTTGAGCGATCCCTGGGAGTCAAGCTTGTGAATAAGCAAGGCCGGGGCCTGGTACTGACAGAGATGGGCAAAGAAGTAGCGGAATATGCTTCAGAGATTTTTTCAACCGGTCGCGAGTTGATGGAGAGGGTTAAGGGTAACCCAGAGGGAAAGCAGCAGGTACTTCGTGTCGGAATTTGTGACGTGATGCCCAAGATTGTCGCGTTTCAACTGTTAAAGCCCGCTCTCGAATTAGACGATTCCATTCGAGTTGTATGCCGGGAGGCAGACATGCCGCAACTTGTCTCTGAGCTCGCAATTCATAAACTCGACGTGATCCTGTCTGATACCGCCCTCGACCCATTGTATAAAGTTCAGGCTTATTCGCACCGACTTGGTGAATCGGGAATTGTTATCATGGGGACAAAAGAACTTGCCAAAAAGTACCGCAGGGGCTTTCCTGGATCTATTGACGGTGCTCCCTTCCTGTTACCCATGGACAACTCCGTATTGCGGCGGGCAATGGACCAATGGTTTAGCGACTTGCAGCTGACTCCGGTCATTAAGGGGGAATTTGCAGATAGCGCGATGCTAAAAATTGCTGGTCGACAAGGTTTGGGGTTGTTTGCTATTCCCTCTTGTATTCAGGATGATGTTTCAGCGATCTATGGTTTACGTGAGGTTGGAGTCGCCGAAGGAGTCAAGGAGCAATTCTTTGCTGTATCCGTTGAACGTAAACTCAAACATCCGGCAGTTATTGCAATCCGCGAAAATGCCATGTAG
- a CDS encoding IS256 family transposase, producing the protein MAHQQQSNNILDAVQLLADHGFDEMSQALQILFNEAMKLERSEYLGAEPYQRSVTRRSYANGFKPKSFQSRLGKLELQVPQTRDGDFYPSALERGERSERALKLAIAEMYVQGVSTRKVAKITTELCGFDVTSTQVSRAAKLLDEELETWRNRPLGQVEYLILDARYEKVRVEGSVRDCAVLIAIGVLASGHRSVLGVSVSLSEAEVHWREFLGSLNQRGLHGVKLIVSDAHEGLKAARQNMLAGTPWQRCQFHLMQNAMQYVPKVHLRKQVSDELRNIFNARDLDDALNELKRFVSTHEKTAPKLASWAEENILEGLTVFTIPAGHRKRMRTTNMLERQNKELKRRTRVAGLFPNEESLLRLVTAVLVELSDDWETGMRYLTI; encoded by the coding sequence ATGGCCCACCAACAACAATCTAACAACATTCTCGACGCTGTCCAGCTCCTGGCCGATCATGGATTCGATGAAATGTCGCAAGCACTCCAGATCCTGTTCAACGAAGCGATGAAGCTGGAACGTTCCGAATACCTCGGTGCCGAACCGTATCAACGCAGCGTAACACGCCGTTCTTATGCCAACGGTTTCAAGCCAAAATCATTTCAAAGTCGCCTCGGAAAGCTGGAACTGCAAGTGCCCCAGACACGCGATGGCGACTTTTATCCCTCTGCACTGGAACGCGGCGAACGGAGTGAACGCGCACTGAAGCTGGCAATCGCTGAAATGTATGTTCAAGGCGTCTCTACCCGTAAGGTCGCCAAAATCACCACCGAACTCTGTGGATTTGATGTCACCAGTACACAGGTCAGTCGGGCAGCGAAACTGCTCGACGAAGAGCTGGAAACGTGGCGTAATCGACCGCTGGGGCAGGTGGAATACCTGATCCTCGACGCCCGCTATGAAAAAGTTCGCGTGGAAGGCAGCGTGCGGGACTGTGCCGTGCTGATTGCGATCGGCGTCCTGGCCAGCGGTCATCGGAGCGTACTCGGAGTGTCTGTGTCGCTCTCCGAAGCCGAAGTCCATTGGCGTGAATTCCTGGGTTCACTCAACCAGCGCGGACTGCATGGCGTGAAGCTGATCGTCAGTGATGCACACGAAGGCCTGAAAGCGGCACGACAGAACATGCTCGCTGGCACGCCCTGGCAGCGTTGCCAGTTTCATTTGATGCAAAACGCGATGCAATACGTTCCCAAGGTTCATTTGCGCAAACAGGTGAGCGATGAATTACGCAATATCTTTAATGCCAGAGACCTGGATGATGCGCTGAATGAACTGAAACGGTTCGTTTCCACTCATGAAAAAACAGCTCCGAAACTGGCGAGTTGGGCGGAAGAAAACATCCTGGAAGGACTGACCGTATTTACCATCCCTGCCGGTCATCGCAAGCGGATGCGAACCACAAACATGCTCGAACGGCAGAATAAGGAATTAAAACGGCGTACCCGCGTAGCGGGACTGTTTCCCAATGAGGAGTCGTTGCTGAGGCTGGTGACCGCGGTCCTGGTGGAACTCAGCGACGACTGGGAAACCGGCATGAGATACCTGACAATTTAA
- a CDS encoding glycosyltransferase family 2 protein — translation MKRNTACNCESEGWCSRHNVEKNKSCFRLCQFSETHFEQWERGTGPGQLTSEQRAELLSRGNKLKFNPSLKVAVAIIAHNYGAFLEECIESVLNQTVPATEIFVVDDASTDNTADIAASFAAEGVKYLRVDFRNVHKTRQAGFEATSSPIVCFLDADDILSPDYVEQGLAEFTNDRIAVVYSDCQLFGERTEYRTYPAVYDAGKLELDNYIHAGSLVRRDAIVLSRVFEKMFDPVYTQGDWFLWRHTLRDGWMAAKQKAVYHYRQHTANFTHLMLEKRSKYFQYAALDQEQVTLCIPLSGRKTLWPALAAFLERQSWPHDQTRLLLIDTSQSAEFSSLVKNWAAQSDYLAVNYIQTAVGPPRLADDNRREEEIQQSVRQAMARIYNRLAREVTTEYVWILEDDILPPDNVCQQLLLGFDGKTASVAAPYRSRYHGGYCAWQEGYHSFQEPGEGLQTIAGNGFGCTIIRGSLLRQSIFTSQADPPDFDLAFYTRLKQTGLEARIDWRCECEHRETNAETNQGKWDTLITGEQRPFGDEVTYHRAAQFLADCEQIEDWGCGFGWFSKIFSGHSDADVQNLDGTKTEYADRVVDLCSYRSQSEGILLRHVLEHNHHWRQVLENALSSFQRKLVIVIYTPFAEETHNRGDHQFEDGTTVPVISFRLEDLQNCFAKYPEISVSEEHLETMTEYRDERIFYLEKINSAVPAAN, via the coding sequence ATGAAAAGAAATACTGCCTGCAATTGTGAGTCCGAGGGCTGGTGCTCTCGGCATAACGTCGAAAAAAACAAATCCTGCTTCCGCCTGTGCCAGTTCAGCGAAACGCACTTTGAACAATGGGAGCGGGGAACCGGCCCCGGCCAGCTCACGTCGGAACAGAGAGCGGAATTACTTTCTCGGGGGAACAAGCTCAAATTCAATCCCTCTCTGAAAGTCGCGGTAGCCATTATTGCCCACAATTATGGTGCCTTTCTGGAAGAGTGTATTGAAAGTGTGCTCAACCAGACAGTACCCGCTACGGAAATCTTCGTGGTCGATGATGCGTCAACAGATAACACCGCTGATATTGCGGCATCCTTTGCAGCAGAAGGGGTGAAGTATTTACGCGTTGATTTCCGTAACGTTCATAAAACCCGTCAGGCCGGCTTTGAAGCGACATCCTCTCCCATTGTCTGCTTTCTCGATGCCGACGATATTCTTTCACCTGATTATGTGGAACAAGGGTTGGCGGAGTTCACGAATGACCGAATCGCCGTGGTCTATTCCGACTGCCAGCTGTTTGGTGAAAGAACCGAATACCGCACGTACCCGGCCGTTTATGATGCTGGAAAACTGGAACTCGACAATTATATTCATGCGGGAAGTTTAGTCCGCCGAGATGCGATTGTCTTGAGCCGGGTCTTTGAAAAGATGTTCGATCCCGTTTACACACAAGGGGACTGGTTTTTATGGCGGCATACTTTACGTGATGGCTGGATGGCTGCCAAACAGAAGGCCGTTTATCACTATCGCCAGCATACAGCGAACTTTACGCATCTTATGCTGGAGAAAAGGTCAAAATATTTTCAATATGCGGCACTCGACCAGGAACAGGTGACGCTGTGTATTCCACTGTCGGGAAGAAAAACACTCTGGCCCGCATTGGCCGCCTTTCTGGAACGTCAGTCATGGCCGCATGATCAAACGCGACTTCTCTTAATCGACACCAGTCAAAGCGCGGAATTCAGTTCCCTCGTCAAAAACTGGGCAGCCCAGTCCGACTATCTTGCTGTGAATTACATTCAAACCGCAGTCGGCCCACCCCGCCTGGCAGACGACAACCGGCGGGAAGAAGAAATTCAGCAATCTGTGCGTCAGGCCATGGCACGGATTTACAATCGGCTGGCCCGCGAAGTCACCACCGAATATGTCTGGATTCTGGAAGACGATATTCTGCCACCGGATAATGTCTGCCAGCAATTACTGCTGGGCTTTGACGGCAAAACCGCTTCTGTGGCCGCCCCTTACCGTAGCCGCTATCACGGGGGATATTGTGCCTGGCAGGAAGGCTATCACAGCTTTCAAGAGCCTGGAGAGGGACTTCAGACGATCGCCGGCAACGGTTTCGGCTGCACGATCATTCGTGGCAGCCTGTTACGGCAGTCTATCTTCACATCCCAGGCTGATCCGCCTGATTTTGATCTCGCTTTCTATACTCGTCTCAAACAAACTGGGCTGGAAGCACGCATCGACTGGCGTTGTGAATGTGAGCACCGGGAAACGAATGCCGAAACCAACCAGGGAAAATGGGACACGCTGATTACCGGAGAACAGCGACCCTTCGGCGATGAAGTTACCTATCACCGGGCGGCGCAGTTTCTGGCAGACTGTGAACAAATTGAAGATTGGGGCTGTGGATTCGGTTGGTTTTCCAAAATATTCTCTGGACACAGTGACGCCGATGTTCAGAATCTCGATGGCACGAAAACGGAATACGCAGATCGAGTCGTCGATCTCTGTTCCTACCGCAGTCAATCCGAAGGCATCCTGTTACGCCACGTTCTGGAACACAACCATCACTGGCGGCAGGTGCTGGAAAATGCCCTAAGCTCGTTTCAACGCAAGTTGGTGATTGTGATTTACACACCCTTTGCAGAAGAGACTCATAACCGCGGTGACCATCAATTTGAAGATGGTACCACGGTCCCGGTGATTTCATTCCGACTGGAAGATCTGCAGAACTGTTTTGCGAAATATCCGGAAATCTCTGTCTCGGAAGAACATCTTGAAACAATGACTGAATATCGAGATGAGCGGATTTTTTACCTGGAAAAGATTAACTCAGCCGTACCGGCGGCAAACTGA
- a CDS encoding glycosyltransferase family 2 protein — MKELCIIVVSWNRPHFLQQTLASIQLRREGLQTETYVVDNGSDQETQTVIRNTDWLTGYLLLDRNYGINVALERILPVNYVNRFSHILISDADMVYQRPFSLAINLLRHYSNFGAVSYQHSPEHIALGEFEDGPETWQRKQSERGCSLILETTRLEQMRPLPIDNLKDFDWWVCRDSPHSLQSRGEQIAVLPGGAHHLGWRNGDSTWQTCETPEFETYKR, encoded by the coding sequence ATGAAAGAGTTATGCATCATCGTGGTGAGCTGGAATCGTCCTCACTTCCTGCAGCAGACGCTGGCGTCCATCCAGCTAAGGAGGGAAGGATTGCAGACGGAAACTTACGTCGTGGATAACGGTTCTGATCAGGAAACACAAACCGTGATTCGCAACACAGACTGGCTCACCGGTTACTTACTGTTGGACCGAAATTACGGAATCAATGTGGCTTTGGAACGTATCTTGCCAGTGAACTATGTGAATCGTTTTTCTCACATTCTCATCAGTGATGCGGACATGGTTTATCAACGACCGTTCTCCCTGGCCATCAATTTACTGCGACACTATTCCAACTTTGGCGCCGTCAGTTATCAGCACAGTCCCGAACATATTGCATTGGGTGAATTTGAGGACGGACCTGAGACCTGGCAGCGTAAACAATCCGAACGCGGCTGCAGTCTGATTCTGGAAACAACGCGTCTGGAACAGATGCGACCGCTGCCAATCGACAACCTGAAAGACTTTGACTGGTGGGTCTGCCGAGACAGTCCCCATTCGCTGCAAAGCCGGGGAGAGCAGATCGCTGTCCTGCCCGGAGGAGCCCATCACCTGGGATGGAGAAATGGAGACTCCACCTGGCAAACCTGCGAGACCCCCGAATTTGAAACATATAAACGGTAA